The proteins below are encoded in one region of Bosea sp. BIWAKO-01:
- a CDS encoding FAD-containing oxidoreductase: MSRTFDAIVIGAGQAGPSLAGRMTDAGMSVAIVERHLFGGTCVNTGCMPTKTLVASAYAAHLARRGAEYGVVLDAPPRIDMPKVKERAALVSANSRRNIETWLRGMKGCTVLTGHARFESADRMRVGDDMISAPRIFLNVGGRAVVPDMPGIGDISYLTNTSILALDTVPKHLVVIGGSYIGLEFAQMHRRFGAAVTVVEKGPHLVSREDEEVSEAIRDILVAEGIEIRTGAECIRFAPQPEGIAVGVDCTAGAPEIIGSHVLLAVGRRPNTDDLGLDKAGVATDARGYIEVDDSLATNVPGIWAIGDCNGRGAFTHTAYNDFEIVAANLLDGETRKVSDRIPAYGLFIDPPLGRVGMTLAQARASGRPLLVGRRPMTRVGRAVEKGETLGFMSVIADAETRRILGAAILGTSGDEAIHGILDMMNAGAPYDRLLRAVPIHPTVSELIPTMLGEMRAPN, from the coding sequence ATGAGCAGGACCTTCGACGCCATCGTCATCGGGGCCGGCCAGGCCGGGCCTTCGTTGGCCGGACGGATGACCGATGCCGGCATGTCGGTTGCGATCGTCGAGCGCCACCTCTTTGGCGGCACCTGCGTCAACACCGGCTGCATGCCGACCAAGACGCTCGTCGCCAGTGCCTATGCCGCGCATCTGGCACGGCGAGGTGCCGAATACGGCGTCGTCCTGGACGCGCCGCCCCGGATAGATATGCCGAAGGTCAAGGAGCGAGCCGCCCTCGTCTCCGCCAATTCGCGCCGCAATATCGAGACCTGGCTGCGCGGGATGAAGGGCTGCACCGTCCTCACCGGGCATGCCCGCTTCGAGAGCGCCGACCGGATGCGGGTGGGCGACGATATGATCAGCGCACCCCGCATTTTCCTGAATGTCGGCGGGCGCGCCGTCGTGCCGGACATGCCCGGGATCGGTGACATCTCCTACCTGACCAACACCTCGATCCTTGCTCTCGACACGGTGCCAAAGCATCTCGTCGTCATCGGCGGCAGCTATATCGGCCTCGAATTCGCTCAGATGCACCGCCGCTTCGGTGCAGCCGTCACTGTTGTCGAGAAGGGGCCGCATCTCGTGTCCCGCGAGGACGAGGAGGTTTCGGAGGCGATCCGCGATATCCTTGTTGCCGAAGGGATCGAGATCCGGACAGGCGCGGAGTGCATTCGCTTCGCCCCCCAACCCGAGGGCATCGCGGTCGGCGTGGACTGCACTGCCGGGGCACCCGAGATCATCGGGTCGCATGTCCTGCTTGCCGTCGGGCGCCGCCCGAACACCGACGATCTCGGTCTCGACAAGGCCGGGGTCGCAACGGATGCGCGAGGCTATATCGAAGTCGACGACAGCCTGGCGACCAATGTCCCCGGCATCTGGGCGATCGGCGACTGCAATGGCCGCGGCGCCTTCACGCACACGGCCTATAATGATTTCGAGATCGTCGCCGCCAATCTGCTCGATGGAGAGACGCGCAAGGTCAGCGACCGCATCCCGGCCTATGGGCTCTTCATCGATCCGCCGCTCGGGCGGGTCGGCATGACGCTTGCCCAGGCGCGCGCCAGCGGCCGGCCGCTGCTGGTTGGCCGCCGGCCGATGACGCGCGTCGGCCGCGCCGTCGAGAAAGGTGAGACGCTCGGCTTCATGAGCGTCATCGCCGATGCCGAGACGCGTCGCATCCTCGGCGCCGCGATCCTCGGGACGAGCGGCGACGAGGCGATCCATGGCATCCTCGACATGATGAACGCGGGCGCACCCTATGACAGGCTGCTGCGCGCGGTGCCGATCCATCCGACGGTATCGGAGCTCATCCCGACGATGCTCGGAGAAATGCGCGCCCCGAACTGA
- a CDS encoding phosphoribosylaminoimidazolesuccinocarboxamide synthase gives MSTMSEIQPIREAVIPELPNYYRGKVRENYDLPDGRRILIATDRLSAFDRAIACIPFKGQVLTQTARFWFEKTADICPNHVLEYPDPNVVVGQKLDILPVEIVVRGYLAGTTSTSVLTMYKQGRRDLYGIRFPDGLRDNEALPHAVLTPTSKAFDGGHDEPLSPDEIVGSKLLTQEQWDTVSGYALALFARGQEIARERGLILADTKYEFGTDRQGRIMLADEIHTPDSSRYWFAESYPARFAAGERPESFDKDFVRNWVAARCDPYKEPIPEIPDELIAQTSQVYIRAFETITGQAFEAPADQEPPVDRIRRNLARYF, from the coding sequence ATGTCCACCATGTCCGAGATCCAGCCCATTCGCGAAGCGGTCATCCCGGAGCTGCCGAACTATTATCGGGGCAAGGTCCGCGAGAATTACGATCTGCCGGACGGGCGCCGGATTCTGATCGCCACGGACCGCCTCAGCGCCTTCGATCGCGCCATCGCCTGCATCCCGTTCAAAGGGCAGGTGCTGACCCAGACGGCCCGGTTCTGGTTCGAGAAGACTGCGGATATCTGCCCCAACCATGTGCTGGAATATCCGGACCCCAATGTGGTCGTCGGGCAGAAACTCGATATCCTTCCCGTCGAGATCGTGGTGCGCGGCTATCTCGCCGGCACGACCAGTACGTCCGTGCTGACCATGTACAAGCAGGGCAGGCGGGATCTCTACGGTATCCGCTTCCCGGATGGCCTGCGCGACAACGAAGCGCTTCCTCACGCCGTCCTCACGCCGACCAGCAAGGCCTTCGACGGCGGCCATGACGAGCCGCTTTCCCCGGACGAGATCGTCGGCAGCAAGCTCCTGACGCAGGAACAGTGGGATACGGTGTCCGGCTATGCGCTGGCGCTGTTCGCCCGAGGGCAGGAGATCGCGCGCGAGCGCGGGCTCATCCTTGCCGATACCAAATACGAGTTCGGCACCGATCGGCAGGGCCGGATCATGCTGGCCGATGAGATCCATACCCCCGACAGCAGCCGCTACTGGTTCGCCGAGAGCTACCCGGCGCGCTTTGCAGCGGGAGAGCGGCCGGAGAGCTTTGACAAGGATTTCGTGCGCAACTGGGTCGCCGCACGCTGCGACCCCTACAAGGAGCCGATCCCCGAAATCCCGGACGAGCTCATCGCGCAGACCTCTCAGGTCTATATCCGCGCCTTCGAGACCATTACGGGTCAGGCCTTCGAGGCCCCTGCGGACCAGGAGCCGCCGGTCGACAGGATCCGCCGGAACTTGGCGCGCTATTTCTGA
- a CDS encoding GAF domain-containing protein produces MFQAQAIASSDKARFYRELTSQLQGLLAGESDPIANAANTSALLFQMMPDLNWAGFYIMRDGELVLGPFQGKPACVRIPVGRGVCGAAVARRQSMLVEDVHAFPGHIACDAASRSELVVPLIRDGEVIGVIDLDSPHPSRFDSADQAGIEQIAEIYLAASAR; encoded by the coding sequence ATGTTTCAGGCACAAGCAATCGCGAGCAGCGACAAGGCCAGGTTCTATCGCGAGCTGACCTCGCAGCTTCAGGGCCTGCTGGCAGGAGAGAGCGACCCGATCGCCAACGCTGCCAATACCTCGGCACTGCTGTTCCAGATGATGCCGGATCTGAACTGGGCCGGATTCTACATCATGCGGGACGGCGAGCTCGTGCTCGGGCCGTTTCAGGGCAAGCCCGCCTGTGTCCGCATTCCCGTCGGGCGCGGCGTCTGCGGAGCGGCGGTCGCCCGCCGGCAATCCATGCTGGTGGAAGACGTCCATGCGTTTCCCGGCCATATCGCCTGCGATGCGGCCTCGCGCTCGGAACTGGTCGTGCCGCTGATCCGCGACGGTGAGGTCATCGGCGTGATCGATCTCGACAGCCCACACCCTTCCCGTTTCGACAGCGCCGACCAGGCCGGAATCGAACAGATCGCCGAGATCTATCTCGCTGCGAGCGCCCGCTAG
- a CDS encoding DUF2161 domain-containing phosphodiesterase, which produces METSLYLPVKHFLEGLGYSVKGEVGRCDLVGLKGDDPAVVVVGELKLTFNLELILQGVDRMKLGDEIWLAARLSARGKGRESDSRYRNLCRHLGFGLLGVALCGRVDILVSPAAPTPRKDAKRRSRLVEEHKRRQGDPVAGGGSRTPIMTAYRQQALACAAAMMAGPQRPRDLKQSCPDAQKILHRNVYGWFERADRGVYALTDAGRMALARWVATPVPDPLAPGQHGAAPPVPDTTEGPSVAAC; this is translated from the coding sequence GTGGAAACGTCCCTCTATCTACCGGTCAAGCACTTCCTCGAAGGCCTGGGCTATTCCGTGAAGGGTGAGGTCGGGCGCTGCGACCTTGTCGGTCTCAAGGGCGATGATCCAGCCGTCGTCGTGGTGGGAGAGTTGAAGCTGACCTTCAATCTCGAACTCATCCTGCAGGGCGTGGACCGGATGAAGCTCGGTGACGAGATCTGGCTTGCAGCCCGGTTGTCGGCGCGGGGGAAGGGACGCGAGAGCGATTCCCGCTATCGCAATCTGTGCCGGCATCTCGGTTTCGGCCTTCTCGGGGTCGCTTTGTGCGGTCGCGTCGATATCCTCGTTTCCCCGGCCGCGCCGACGCCGCGCAAGGATGCCAAGCGACGCTCGAGGCTCGTGGAGGAGCACAAGCGGCGTCAGGGAGACCCTGTGGCAGGCGGCGGTTCGCGCACACCGATCATGACGGCCTACCGGCAGCAGGCGCTCGCCTGCGCGGCAGCCATGATGGCAGGCCCGCAGCGGCCGCGCGATCTCAAACAGTCATGCCCGGACGCACAGAAGATCCTGCACCGCAACGTCTATGGCTGGTTCGAGCGAGCCGATCGCGGCGTCTACGCCTTGACCGACGCCGGCCGCATGGCTCTGGCAAGATGGGTGGCAACGCCGGTTCCGGACCCACTCGCGCCTGGGCAGCACGGAGCCGCGCCTCCGGTGCCGGACACCACTGAGGGCCCCTCCGTTGCTGCCTGCTGA